Proteins encoded in a region of the Leopardus geoffroyi isolate Oge1 chromosome E2, O.geoffroyi_Oge1_pat1.0, whole genome shotgun sequence genome:
- the HSBP1 gene encoding heat shock factor-binding protein 1, whose translation MAETDPKTMQDLTSVVETLLQQMQDKFQTMSDQIIGRIDDMSSRIDDLEKNIADLMTQAGVEELEGESKIPATPKS comes from the exons ATGGCCGAGACTGACCCCAAGACCATGCAGGACCTCACCTCGGTG GTGGAGACGCTCCTACAACAGATGCAAGATAAATTTCAGACCATGTCCGACCAGATCATTGGCAGAA TTGATGACATGAGCAGTCGCATTGACGACCTGGAGAAAAACATTGCAGACCTCATGACACAGGCTGGCGTGGAAGAACTGGAAGGCGAAAGCAAGATCCCAGCCACGCCAAAGAGTTGA